From Primulina huaijiensis isolate GDHJ02 unplaced genomic scaffold, ASM1229523v2 scaffold32015, whole genome shotgun sequence:
TCTTActaataaaatttaaagaatcACACAACTAAATACTTTGATAGAGAAGagaacaaattttaaaaaaaaacacacaataGATGAGAAAACATCTTGTTGCGCTTGTAGTGAAATGGTAGGCAATGGTAACTAGACATGAAAGATTAGCAAATAGAACAAGCTTACGACGAGATGCTGTGGTTTGTGCTTCCGCTATAAACTCTGCATATGAAGCCTGAGAGAATACAACATAAGAGAAGAGTGTGACATTACAACTGCAGGGAAGGACTTGATGTCAAATCAGATGTCTTAAAAATAATCGCTTCCTCACCATCATTGCTTCTTGACCATCTTTGATTCTCTCAGAAATCTTCTCATATTCCTTCTCTGCTTCATCCATCACTTGCTGACATGCTTGGGTCTGCCTCTGCTAAGATGGTGAAAAGAGTAAGATAAAAATACATGTCAGGAATAATATATAATCGTCTGATGTCACTACTTACTGAAATTGCCCTTCAGTACAAGATCTTGCAAATAGAGAATATAGAAGAGTGGAtcttatttatttgaataatcgAATCGTCGAATAAATTCAAGTACACAGACTCCTACAAGGTAAGCATTCTAAAAGAATTTTATGATCCGTTCACTCTCCAGATTTGTGAAGTAAGAAATACATTTCAATAACAAGGTACAGTGGTTTATGCTTCACTTGTTCTGATCAACTTTAACAGAGAGGAGATGCCAACCAATCATGCTTGCTAGTTGAGAGAACGCTATTGTAACAAATTACAACgacattgttaaaaaaaatcaaccacATTCTAAGTAAACTTTTTCTGCTGAGAGAAATTATCAAGAACGATTTAATTTCCAACAAGGACAACTGAAATCATAAACAATAAGCGAATGTCAATAACGAACACACATGAAGCTAAATATAAACGAGGAAGGTATCAGAACGAAAGCAGCCAGACCTTGTATCGTTTTCGGAGGCGAGACTGAGATGCCTCTATGTCCTTCAAAATTTCAGAATGCGACATCTCCAGCTTCCGCTTGATGCAATTCAGGTTCGAGGTAGCCATTTTTTTCAGATCACTGATCGTGCTCACGTTTTTTAGAGATTGCAACGTCTGAGGAGAAAGTCCGGTAGGATTCATCAGCTTTTCGTTCCTCTTATTCTTCGATGACGAGGCGATATTTTTCAGTCCATTGAGATTGAAGTCAAACAGTGTCTCCGGAGACTTCGCCGGTGACAGCGTGGGACTCCTTTCTGCTGCAGTGTCAGACACCGGAGTCGGCGGCGTAGTCAGATTCTTCGCCGCCGCTGCTTTTTTCGTTGTTCTCTTCCTCATTTTGCACTTCAATATTTATTTCCCGAATTAAGAGAGTGAGAGGAAGAGCAGGAGAATTTACCAGAGCGGGAAAGTAGAAGGTTTCAACTTTcgagtgttttttttttcaataaaaactTTCAAAGTACTTAATATCCGATCTAGACAAAAAAGAATGAATATAATCACGTTATAaaaaggggaagttggtgaaaaatccccgatcaaaatatttctttgggtttactccctacccacaaaattgtggtactatgtcatacaaattgtggtacacttcatgtggaaatgtggtacacttcatgtggaaatgtggtactaaaaaagtacctagGGACTGAACACTAAAAAAAaagacggctggggactgatcCCCAATTTCCCGTTATAAAAAAATGTtgactctaatttttttttattaatatctgAAATTAATCTAATAAATGATCgaaaatataattcattatttaaatcttattgataaatgttattatataaaactaattaaacaattaatagatattttatctttaattttcaaaatttcttgtACATATTCATTTAGACTATAATGAAATTTGTTAGCTTTTTGTTGAGAAAAGCTGCCTCTCAGCCTTGATTTTTGAGAATAATAATTATCTTATACTTGATTTCGATTTACATgttgatttgaaaattttgaatatcttatattatttaatattttcgattttttttaatataataccAAGATTTTGGAAATAAAATCTCACACACCTTAAcgaaataattacatttaaaaattaatttgggTTCTCGAACCTTGGATGTACGTGGGCAGCGGGAACAAGGGCCATATGCTATGATTTCGTTCTATTGCATGTCACTGGGTCCCATAAGCttagatatattaaaaaaagGTTTTTCATTATATCCGCAAGATCTTGCGGTTGCGCTTGAACGGTGAACGCGACACATTAACACTCGCTTACCTCCGACACATGAAAACCCCGTCCAATTCCAGGTACTTTGAAGTTTGAATTCTTCAATGGCTTATTTTAATCATACCGGACTTATCGAAACGATTTTTACCATTTTTCTCTGGGTTTTTGCAAGCACGCACAGGTATGgagtatataataaaaaaattctaatgtTTCTTTGTGCTCAGTTATGTTTTCGGAAAGAATTTCCATTTAAATTCGTCGGAATTTTGTTTAATCGACCATTTAACATATAGGTTTTGCCGCCGACTGTCTGCACGCGCCTGTGTATAACTGTATATGcggacacacacacacacatataatatatatatacaatgcatATATGTGAGTGTGAGTGTTTTATATCTGAATTAAAGTTTTACATGGCAAAATAGAGATTATTTTTATAGAGTGTTTATACataaagtttaatgttttgGTCAATTTTTTTCACTTGTTTTGGTTTTGTGAATTTCAGTACACAGAAAATGGATTGGAGGGTAATTACATACAGTGAGAGTAATCTTGTTTTGCTCCTTGATAAACCGAGCTAGTCCCATTTGGTGTTAAATTGGTGTTAATTCATTGTAATTGTGAAACATGAGTTCCATTTGCAAGTCATGAGTTAGTTCCATATCAAGGCGATAATGGAGAGTAAATAGGGTACTAAAACTGAGTTGATAATAATTATAGGTGATTTCATCACCTATGAACACCTGACAGAATCCCATTAGAAATTtagacaaaaaattaatattctgcTTCTGTATTTTACCTGTTGATTTGTAATGAGTTTAACATATGGTTTTCTGGATGTATTGAAGGATGCCTTTGCATTTATTGACTAAAATTAACTGGTTCTATCATTCCAAGGCTTGATGCTCTTATGAATGCATCTTCGAATGTTGAATACTTCGGCAATATCGCACTTCATACTTGGGGCATGACATGGTTAGTTACAAGTCAATAAAAATGGGTGAATGCCAGAAGGCACGTGAGTCTGCGAACTTTCTCCCAAAGCATTCAGTATTGTCCTTGCCAAGTTTCTTTAATTTCAGCAAAGCTCAAGTTTGCTCAATACCTGATCAGCAACAGTTGGTACTGAAAAAAATCTGAAGCATAACGTTGAAAACACCACTTGTCGTGAAATAATTTTCTGAATTAGAAGTTATGACTGGAAGTGCGAAGCTTTCTTGTCACGAGTGTATTATTGTATTATTGAAGACACCACTTGTCGTGAAATAATTTGTGCACTTTGCTAACTTTTGATTAATATCCCACCGATTGCAATAATTGTTTCTTCGTTCTCTCCTTTTGTTTCTCAACTtcaggttaaaatgattataaaGAGCATTTTCAGGAGATATGAAAGATGGAACCCGGTGCATCCAACGTACGGAGCCTTTTGGGGAGCTGGAATAGGCATAGGTTGCGGCGTGGGATGGGGTCCTGGCTTTGGCCCTGAAGTAATTGGTTATGTTGGATCTGGCTGTGGCATTGGATTTAACGTTGGCTTCACTTTGCTTGGTTTTGGCATTGGCCTTCCAACCAATTACATATTTACGGTCCCTCATAATGGTACAATGCTCACATTTGAAACCCATCGTTTTGTCATTACAAATCTTTTATAGCTTGCTTTTATCAACATAAGCATGAAAAACCAGAagaatataatgatttaattgatGTGTTAGCTTTTATGGTGACAAGAATGGGAACATCGGAAGCTGCTCTGGCTAGAGGTTCACTTGCTAACAGAGCCGGTGAAGGAGTTAGCTGGGACGCAAGCAAATCAGGCATTTCCGATGTCcaacaaaatttatttgaatcgTTTTCTAGCTTCAAGTTTAAAAATCCACTGGAGAACGGACTGAATTTACCCGACATGAGAATCATGTTGATTTCCCGTTCAAAACCCAAACATGATTGTTTACAAAGACTTGGTGGGAGCTTGTTTCCCGGGGATAGAGGTAATACTCTATTTTCTACTCGGCTCCGTTGACTTTTGTTGCTAGAAAGTGAAGTGAT
This genomic window contains:
- the LOC140968015 gene encoding uncharacterized protein codes for the protein MRKRTTKKAAAAKNLTTPPTPVSDTAAERSPTLSPAKSPETLFDFNLNGLKNIASSSKNKRNEKLMNPTGLSPQTLQSLKNVSTISDLKKMATSNLNCIKRKLEMSHSEILKDIEASQSRLRKRYKQRQTQACQQVMDEAEKEYEKISERIKDGQEAMMASYAEFIAEAQTTASRRKLFAKHLSLCFNKLVRKELLHLGADMGSHPPWFDKWSSEIKLSFVSYSSDD
- the LOC140967976 gene encoding cadmium-induced protein AS8-like isoform X2, translated to MVSYKSIKMGECQKVKMIIKSIFRRYERWNPVHPTYGAFWGAGIGIGCGVGWGPGFGPEVIGYVGSGCGIGFNVGFTLLGFGIGLPTNYIFTVPHNAFMVTRMGTSEAALARGSLANRAGEGVSWDASKSGISDVQQNLFESFSSFKFKNPLENGLNLPDMRIMLISRSKPKHDCLQRLGGSLFPGDRGSKN
- the LOC140967976 gene encoding cadmium-induced protein AS8-like isoform X1; the protein is MVSYKSIKMGECQKARESANFLPKHSVLSLPSFFNFSKAQVCSIPDQQQLVKMIIKSIFRRYERWNPVHPTYGAFWGAGIGIGCGVGWGPGFGPEVIGYVGSGCGIGFNVGFTLLGFGIGLPTNYIFTVPHNAFMVTRMGTSEAALARGSLANRAGEGVSWDASKSGISDVQQNLFESFSSFKFKNPLENGLNLPDMRIMLISRSKPKHDCLQRLGGSLFPGDRGSKN
- the LOC140967976 gene encoding cadmium-induced protein AS8-like isoform X3, producing the protein MIIKSIFRRYERWNPVHPTYGAFWGAGIGIGCGVGWGPGFGPEVIGYVGSGCGIGFNVGFTLLGFGIGLPTNYIFTVPHNAFMVTRMGTSEAALARGSLANRAGEGVSWDASKSGISDVQQNLFESFSSFKFKNPLENGLNLPDMRIMLISRSKPKHDCLQRLGGSLFPGDRGSKN